A portion of the Clostridium gelidum genome contains these proteins:
- a CDS encoding dipeptidyl-peptidase IV produces MKVFKKIIAWAILSIILQIGVLYVLDKVVFKHSSDFKSEKQDIKKDNTKDINATIPTDAEAINVSYDGKYLTYNENGNLCMRDTKIGTNTVVTKENEGNILYYKWLSDRDILIIAKKVEKNGESKIQLVTYNPKNSSETSVSENDICNYQKDMEVKKVSESTITGVYYVDIYKGGLKNTVYRIDINGTLTKISLQTNVLGNMQVIPHEDRLIYEDKLNGNFFVTSPNKQLKFNSNKKLTLLGIDRKDVIYIGELNGDKISSIIYGKVSEDTSTWKKVTLDSVVSSNDLYFSNKSEILINDNLKGSVNNLTTGNEIEYEGKLVQIKEDFIATTDSSGKLVYKNLKS; encoded by the coding sequence ATGAAAGTGTTTAAGAAGATAATTGCGTGGGCAATATTATCTATAATATTACAAATTGGTGTATTATATGTTTTAGATAAAGTTGTATTTAAGCATTCATCAGATTTTAAAAGTGAAAAGCAAGACATTAAGAAAGATAATACAAAAGATATTAATGCAACTATTCCTACTGATGCTGAAGCAATAAATGTATCTTATGATGGAAAATATTTAACTTATAATGAAAATGGTAATTTATGTATGCGAGATACTAAAATAGGTACAAATACTGTAGTAACAAAAGAAAATGAAGGCAATATTCTTTATTACAAATGGTTATCAGATAGGGATATTCTTATTATAGCTAAAAAAGTTGAAAAAAATGGAGAATCTAAAATTCAACTTGTAACATATAATCCTAAGAATTCTTCTGAAACATCTGTTAGTGAAAATGATATATGTAATTACCAAAAGGATATGGAAGTTAAAAAAGTAAGTGAATCTACTATTACGGGTGTATATTATGTAGATATTTATAAAGGTGGTTTAAAGAATACAGTTTATAGGATAGATATAAATGGTACTTTAACTAAGATTTCACTTCAAACTAATGTTTTAGGGAATATGCAAGTAATACCACATGAAGATAGATTAATTTATGAAGATAAATTAAATGGTAATTTCTTTGTTACAAGTCCTAATAAACAATTAAAATTTAATTCAAACAAAAAATTAACACTTCTAGGCATTGACAGAAAAGATGTAATATATATTGGAGAACTTAACGGAGATAAGATATCAAGTATAATTTATGGTAAAGTTAGTGAAGATACATCTACTTGGAAGAAAGTCACTCTTGATTCTGTTGTGAGTAGTAATGATTTATACTTCAGCAATAAGAGTGAGATATTAATAAATGATAATCTTAAAGGTAGTGTTAACAACTTAACTACTGGAAATGAAATTGAATATGAAGGAAAACTTGTACAAATTAAAGAAGATTTTATAGCTACTACTGATAGTAGTGGAAAGCTGGTTTATAAGAATTTAAAATCATAA
- the rd gene encoding rubredoxin, with the protein MKKYVCEVCGYIYDPEVGDSDGGINPGITFDDLPDYWVCPICSFNKDNFSTEV; encoded by the coding sequence ATGAAAAAATATGTTTGTGAAGTCTGTGGATATATTTATGACCCCGAAGTTGGAGATTCTGATGGTGGAATTAATCCTGGTATAACCTTTGATGATTTACCAGATTATTGGGTTTGTCCTATATGTTCTTTTAACAAAGATAATTTTTCCACTGAAGTTTAA
- a CDS encoding L-lactate dehydrogenase yields MIERRRKVSIIGAGFVGATTAFALMNSGVATEICLFDINMDKAMGEVMDLVHGTSFVKPVNIYAGNIEETKDSDIVIITAGAAQKEGETRLDLIEKNYNIFKGFVPEIAKMSPNAILLVVSNPCDVLAYITYKLSGFPSERVIASGTVLDTSRLKYIIGKYLNVNNNNVHAYVLGEHGDSEIVSWSTASIAGESFDEYAKKFNLEWDKEVKAVIESDVKNAAYEIISRKNATYFAVALAVNRIVEAILRDENTILTVSCLMQGEYEIEDVYLAVPTILNSTGVVRIVNPIINDEEELGKLQESAKVLKGYIQKVINK; encoded by the coding sequence ATGATAGAAAGAAGACGTAAAGTATCTATAATAGGAGCAGGATTTGTAGGCGCAACAACAGCATTTGCTTTAATGAATAGTGGGGTAGCTACCGAAATATGTTTATTCGATATAAATATGGATAAGGCAATGGGAGAGGTCATGGATCTAGTGCATGGCACGTCTTTTGTAAAACCAGTTAATATTTATGCTGGGAATATTGAAGAAACTAAGGATTCGGATATTGTTATAATCACAGCTGGAGCAGCACAAAAAGAAGGTGAAACTAGATTAGATTTAATTGAAAAAAATTATAATATATTCAAAGGATTTGTTCCAGAAATAGCAAAGATGAGCCCAAATGCAATTTTATTAGTTGTATCAAATCCATGTGATGTATTAGCATATATAACATACAAATTATCAGGATTTCCAAGTGAAAGGGTTATTGCATCCGGTACTGTATTAGATACATCAAGATTAAAATATATTATAGGTAAGTACTTAAATGTAAATAATAATAATGTTCATGCATATGTTTTAGGAGAACATGGTGATAGTGAAATTGTAAGTTGGAGTACTGCAAGTATAGCTGGAGAAAGTTTTGATGAATATGCAAAGAAGTTTAATCTAGAATGGGATAAGGAGGTAAAAGCAGTAATTGAAAGTGATGTTAAAAATGCTGCTTACGAAATAATAAGTAGAAAAAATGCAACTTATTTTGCAGTAGCATTAGCAGTAAACAGAATAGTAGAAGCTATATTAAGAGATGAAAATACTATTTTAACTGTATCTTGCTTAATGCAAGGGGAATATGAAATTGAGGATGTTTATTTAGCAGTGCCAACTATTCTTAATAGCACAGGTGTTGTGAGAATTGTTAATCCAATAATAAATGATGAAGAGGAGCTTGGAAAATTACAAGAATCAGCTAAGGTATTAAAGGGGTATATCCAAAAAGTTATTAATAAATGA
- a CDS encoding DUF2334 domain-containing protein, with protein sequence MERTAKTYFFSFIGILLSIFIIYQILSYCNFFRNDLIIINKTVYSNLLPENDFKSPYTPKIKFADRPVTKINGVSLNILNETNITNVPMLLKAQRYYIPLKFICNKLNYTIDTSADSILLSSDDNKIELTENSYDKNSRTGTLRGNLINSNGTNYISISDIEEIFNLIAVFDFKNNNISLLPNNITTPEDSSVLYSDKIALIRFEDFTCGYSNTVDKNQTKIKCMADLLYSQGMKFHVGWIPRFVSPPDNIDNDLLKVNNITNVGFVNLLDYILNKGGEIGLHGYTHQHGNEISGSGEEMSKDVNNTIPETRAIIENGIDVASALNIPISFYESPHYRGTELQRKVIEDYFQFLYVPFDSTKKNVYSPDDYHLYVPAPLGRVHDLDTSDIINGLNKNDPDVLNSFYYHPSIEIDYINFNTIGNKLNVTFDEKSPLQQIVKTLNDDKYTTVHIGELTAK encoded by the coding sequence ATGGAGAGGACTGCAAAAACATACTTTTTTTCATTTATAGGAATACTTTTATCTATCTTTATAATTTACCAAATTCTTTCTTATTGTAATTTTTTTAGAAATGATTTAATTATTATAAATAAGACTGTATACTCTAACTTACTTCCAGAAAATGACTTTAAAAGTCCCTATACTCCCAAAATCAAATTTGCAGATAGACCTGTAACCAAAATTAATGGTGTAAGCTTAAATATCTTAAATGAAACTAATATAACCAATGTTCCTATGTTACTTAAGGCTCAAAGATATTATATACCTCTTAAGTTTATTTGTAATAAACTTAATTATACGATCGATACTTCTGCTGACTCTATTTTATTATCTAGTGATGATAATAAAATAGAGTTAACTGAAAATTCTTATGATAAAAATTCTAGGACAGGCACTCTTCGTGGTAATTTGATAAACAGTAATGGTACTAATTATATTTCAATATCCGATATAGAAGAAATTTTTAATTTAATTGCTGTGTTTGACTTTAAAAATAATAATATTAGTTTACTTCCTAATAATATTACGACACCTGAAGATTCATCAGTATTGTATAGTGATAAAATTGCTTTAATTAGATTTGAAGACTTTACTTGTGGTTATTCAAACACTGTGGACAAAAATCAAACAAAAATTAAATGCATGGCTGATCTTCTATATTCTCAAGGCATGAAATTTCATGTTGGCTGGATTCCTAGATTTGTATCTCCTCCAGACAATATTGATAATGACTTATTGAAAGTTAATAATATAACAAATGTGGGATTTGTAAACTTACTTGACTATATACTTAATAAAGGTGGAGAAATCGGACTTCATGGCTATACTCATCAACATGGTAATGAGATAAGTGGATCTGGCGAAGAGATGTCTAAAGATGTAAATAACACAATTCCCGAAACTAGAGCTATAATTGAAAATGGAATTGATGTTGCAAGTGCTTTAAACATTCCTATTTCCTTTTACGAAAGCCCTCATTATAGAGGCACTGAGCTTCAACGAAAAGTTATTGAAGACTATTTTCAGTTTTTATACGTTCCCTTTGACAGCACAAAAAAGAATGTTTATTCACCTGATGATTATCACTTATACGTTCCAGCGCCTTTAGGACGTGTACATGATTTAGATACTTCTGATATAATTAATGGACTCAATAAAAATGATCCTGACGTACTAAATAGTTTTTACTATCATCCATCTATTGAAATAGATTATATAAATTTTAACACTATAGGTAATAAATTAAATGTAACCTTTGATGAAAAGTCACCATTACAACAAATAGTTAAAACCCTTAACGATGATAAATATACAACCGTTCATATTGGTGAACTTACAGCAAAATAA
- a CDS encoding 3'-5' exonuclease, with the protein MKLLFFDTETTSIKPGSICQLSYITVDAGVKPQITTGKNFFFTVDEMDPSAQEIHGFSLEKLYELSNGQYFEDLVPEFIEDFTSSDFLIGHNVNFDVRFLKHELLTLGEDFVPKNAFCTMAYYRDICKIPKANGEIKNPKLSEVIDWLNISTSQISQTSEKLFEGSGNYHDARFDTAATYLTVIEGLKKGHFPKGYFTNILNSKK; encoded by the coding sequence ATGAAATTATTATTTTTTGATACAGAAACCACCAGCATAAAGCCTGGTAGCATATGTCAATTGAGTTATATAACTGTTGATGCAGGAGTAAAACCTCAAATAACAACCGGTAAAAACTTTTTCTTTACAGTTGATGAAATGGATCCTTCTGCGCAGGAAATTCATGGTTTCTCATTAGAAAAACTTTATGAATTATCTAACGGACAATATTTTGAAGATTTAGTTCCAGAATTTATTGAAGATTTCACAAGTTCTGATTTCTTAATAGGGCACAATGTTAATTTTGATGTGAGATTTTTGAAACATGAATTATTAACCTTAGGCGAAGATTTTGTACCCAAAAATGCCTTCTGTACTATGGCTTATTATAGAGACATATGTAAAATCCCAAAAGCTAACGGCGAAATTAAAAATCCTAAATTATCTGAAGTAATAGATTGGCTTAATATTTCAACTTCTCAAATTTCTCAAACATCTGAGAAGTTATTTGAAGGTAGTGGCAATTATCACGATGCAAGATTTGATACAGCTGCAACTTATTTAACTGTTATTGAAGGATTAAAGAAAGGTCATTTTCCTAAAGGATATTTTACAAATATTCTTAACTCAAAAAAATAA
- a CDS encoding phosphodiester glycosidase family protein produces MNTNKNINNKLKSKLKKGKKKAKRFSTLTVVSFFIFELLFTACIFPFILLYGPFENAKSTYVGAAMTSMNHQYLAKWFLSDEKIAKIMGQNSTETTDETTNTAQIDIPKVKDETIEYYKITDNPKYTGHYLVIKDSTRVKIGYTSKLKEEGETTSQIAENNDAIAAINGGGFTDKSSNQDWTGTGGLPIGIIMSGGKVVYNDLEKDKETDLLAINKEGVMLVGKYSIEKLQELGAQEALSFGPSLVINGKMTPMSGDGGWGIAPRTVIGQSKDGAIILLAIDGRGASSLGATLKEAQEVIYKLGAVNAMNLDGGKSTTMYYDGEIINTPSFSMGERSIPTAIIVK; encoded by the coding sequence ATGAATACAAATAAAAATATAAATAACAAATTAAAATCTAAATTAAAAAAAGGGAAGAAAAAGGCGAAAAGATTTTCGACTTTAACAGTAGTGTCATTTTTTATATTTGAACTTCTTTTTACAGCATGTATATTTCCTTTTATACTTTTATATGGACCGTTTGAAAATGCAAAAAGTACATATGTTGGAGCTGCAATGACTTCAATGAATCATCAATATTTAGCAAAATGGTTTTTGTCTGATGAAAAAATAGCAAAGATTATGGGACAGAATTCAACTGAAACAACTGACGAAACAACTAATACAGCTCAAATTGATATTCCAAAGGTCAAGGATGAGACTATAGAGTATTATAAAATAACAGATAATCCTAAATATACAGGGCACTATCTTGTAATAAAGGATTCAACGAGAGTGAAAATTGGATATACTTCGAAGTTAAAAGAAGAAGGTGAAACTACATCTCAAATTGCTGAAAATAATGATGCGATTGCAGCTATTAATGGTGGAGGATTTACAGATAAATCATCTAATCAGGACTGGACAGGAACTGGTGGATTACCAATAGGCATTATTATGAGTGGTGGGAAAGTTGTATATAATGATTTGGAAAAAGATAAAGAAACTGACTTACTTGCAATAAATAAAGAGGGCGTAATGCTTGTAGGTAAGTATTCCATAGAGAAACTTCAAGAACTTGGAGCTCAAGAAGCCTTAAGTTTTGGACCATCATTAGTTATTAATGGAAAGATGACTCCTATGAGTGGAGATGGCGGTTGGGGTATAGCTCCAAGAACTGTCATAGGTCAAAGCAAAGATGGTGCGATAATCCTCTTAGCCATAGATGGTAGAGGGGCAAGTAGCCTAGGCGCTACGTTGAAAGAGGCACAAGAAGTTATATATAAACTTGGCGCAGTTAATGCAATGAATTTAGATGGTGGAAAATCAACAACAATGTATTATGATGGAGAAATTATTAATACACCGTCGTTTAGTATGGGTGAAAGATCTATCCCAACAGCAATTATTGTTAAATAA
- a CDS encoding biotin--[acetyl-CoA-carboxylase] ligase codes for MEDKILDELKRAENYISGEYLSLTLNVSRSAIWKHIKNLKSKGYIIDGISNKGYKLISSPDLLNKSELFPLLKTSIIGKNIIHFDDIDSTNIKAKELAQKNIVDGSIIIAEKQTLGSGRFNRKWFSPSGGLWFTLVLRPTIPPTEAPKITQIAAASIYKTLKDFNINTTIKWPNDILLNDKKLCGILAEMKCDMDSVHYLILGIGMNINIDESAFDESVKCIATSLKLQYNKQFERREILAGFLSHFETLYNKFVYNFDLSETISICREHSNIFGKQAKLITYNTEEIVTCISLSDTGDLIVKDSNGNEKFVLAGEISFNGLNN; via the coding sequence ATGGAAGATAAAATTTTAGATGAATTAAAAAGAGCTGAAAATTATATTTCTGGTGAATATTTAAGTTTAACATTAAATGTTTCAAGAAGTGCTATATGGAAACACATAAAAAATTTGAAATCAAAAGGCTATATAATAGATGGAATATCAAATAAGGGTTATAAATTAATTTCTTCTCCTGATTTATTGAATAAAAGTGAACTTTTCCCCTTATTAAAGACATCTATAATCGGGAAAAATATAATTCACTTTGATGACATAGATTCTACAAACATTAAAGCAAAAGAACTTGCTCAAAAAAACATTGTAGATGGTAGTATAATAATTGCGGAAAAACAAACTCTTGGCAGTGGACGTTTCAATAGAAAGTGGTTTTCTCCAAGTGGTGGACTTTGGTTTACTTTAGTCTTAAGGCCAACCATTCCTCCAACTGAAGCTCCTAAAATTACTCAAATTGCTGCTGCTTCAATTTATAAAACTTTAAAAGATTTTAATATTAACACAACAATAAAGTGGCCTAACGACATACTTCTTAATGATAAAAAACTTTGTGGGATACTCGCTGAAATGAAATGTGATATGGATAGCGTACATTATTTAATTTTAGGTATAGGTATGAATATTAATATAGATGAAAGTGCTTTTGATGAAAGCGTAAAATGTATTGCAACCTCTCTGAAACTTCAATATAATAAACAATTTGAAAGAAGAGAAATACTTGCAGGATTTTTAAGTCACTTTGAAACATTATATAATAAATTTGTATATAATTTTGATCTTTCTGAGACAATTTCAATTTGTAGAGAGCACTCAAATATATTTGGAAAACAAGCAAAATTGATTACATATAATACTGAAGAAATTGTCACTTGTATTTCTTTATCAGATACTGGGGATCTTATTGTGAAAGACAGTAATGGAAATGAAAAATTCGTACTTGCTGGCGAAATAAGTTTCAATGGATTGAATAATTAA
- the pyrE gene encoding orotate phosphoribosyltransferase, which produces MKAYKKEFIDFMIECGVLTFGDFVTKSGRKTPFFVNTGNYQTGSELKRLGEFYAEAINENFGDDYDVLFGPAYKGIPLGVTTAIALSNSFDIDVRYCSNRKEVKDHGDTGILLGSKLKDGDKVIIVEDVTTAGTSIYETMPILKSQGDVNVKGLIISVDRMERGQGEQSALVEIREKFGFKTCAIVTMSEVIEYLYNREINGNILITDDIKERIDDYYKQYGAK; this is translated from the coding sequence ATGAAAGCTTATAAAAAAGAATTTATTGATTTTATGATAGAATGTGGAGTATTAACATTTGGGGACTTTGTTACTAAGAGCGGAAGAAAGACACCCTTCTTTGTAAATACAGGAAATTATCAAACGGGAAGTGAATTAAAAAGACTTGGAGAATTTTATGCAGAAGCTATAAATGAGAACTTCGGTGATGACTATGATGTATTATTTGGACCTGCATATAAAGGGATTCCATTAGGTGTTACAACAGCTATAGCGCTTTCAAATTCATTTGATATTGATGTAAGATATTGTTCAAATAGAAAAGAAGTGAAGGATCATGGAGATACAGGAATTCTTCTAGGAAGCAAATTAAAAGATGGGGATAAAGTAATAATCGTTGAAGATGTTACAACAGCAGGAACTTCAATTTATGAAACTATGCCTATATTAAAGAGTCAAGGAGACGTTAATGTTAAAGGGCTTATAATATCAGTAGATAGAATGGAACGAGGTCAAGGAGAACAATCAGCATTAGTTGAAATTAGAGAAAAATTTGGATTTAAAACATGTGCTATAGTTACTATGAGTGAAGTTATAGAGTATCTATATAACAGAGAAATTAATGGAAACATACTTATAACAGATGACATCAAAGAAAGAATTGATGACTACTATAAACAATACGGAGCAAAATAA
- the pflA gene encoding pyruvate formate-lyase-activating protein encodes MVKGRVHSIESMGLVDGPGIRVVVFLQGCALRCKFCHNPDTWTSNGGEEYTPEDLVKKIERFKTYFASSGGGVTFSGGDPLRQPEFLLEALKLCKSKGINTCLDTSGYGFGDYDEILKYTDLVLFDVKHFTKDGYKNITGMEIYESLRFLEAMKKNNTKMWIRHVVVPGLTDGEEHLKKLKAYIDTVPNVEKVELLPYHVLGVNKYEVLEINYPLDGVKAMDKEITKKYQEELFK; translated from the coding sequence ATGGTTAAAGGGAGAGTTCACTCAATAGAATCAATGGGGCTTGTAGATGGCCCAGGAATACGTGTAGTAGTATTTCTTCAAGGATGTGCGCTTCGATGTAAGTTTTGTCATAATCCTGATACTTGGACATCTAATGGAGGTGAAGAGTATACTCCAGAAGATTTAGTAAAAAAAATAGAAAGGTTTAAAACTTATTTTGCAAGTAGTGGAGGCGGAGTTACATTTTCTGGAGGAGATCCTTTAAGGCAACCAGAATTTCTTCTTGAGGCATTAAAATTATGCAAAAGCAAAGGGATAAATACCTGTCTTGACACATCAGGATATGGATTTGGAGATTATGATGAAATATTAAAGTATACAGATTTAGTATTATTTGATGTAAAACATTTTACTAAAGATGGATATAAAAATATTACAGGCATGGAAATTTATGAATCATTAAGATTCTTAGAAGCAATGAAAAAAAATAATACTAAGATGTGGATAAGACATGTTGTAGTACCTGGATTAACAGATGGAGAGGAACATCTAAAAAAGCTTAAAGCATATATAGATACAGTGCCAAATGTTGAAAAGGTAGAATTATTGCCTTATCATGTTTTAGGCGTAAACAAATATGAAGTTTTAGAAATTAATTATCCGTTAGATGGAGTAAAAGCTATGGATAAAGAAATTACAAAAAAATATCAAGAGGAATTGTTTAAGTAA
- a CDS encoding dihydroorotate dehydrogenase: protein MMKVNINGVEFKNPVIAASGTFGFGNEYNNFYDVGILGGISSKGLTINPKEGNDGLRVYETPSGMMNSVGLNNPGIDAFIQNELPKMRKLGTNVIANIGGGCLEDYEAAVAKINNTDVDMIELNISCPNVKHGGMAFGIKADVAYDVVKKIKDMSKKPLMVKLSPNAEDIVEMAFKCQEAGADSISLINTLKGMAIDVYKRKPVFNNITAGLSGPAIKPIALRMVYEVSKAVEIPVIGLGGIASGKDAIEFMMAGASAIQIGTINFVNPMAGKEIIQEMEAFLKEQGIKDINEIVGII from the coding sequence ATGATGAAAGTAAACATTAATGGAGTAGAATTTAAGAATCCTGTAATTGCTGCTTCAGGAACCTTTGGTTTCGGCAACGAATACAATAATTTTTATGATGTTGGAATCCTTGGAGGAATATCTTCAAAGGGGCTTACAATTAATCCTAAAGAGGGAAATGATGGTCTTAGAGTATATGAAACGCCATCTGGAATGATGAATTCAGTAGGATTAAATAATCCGGGAATAGATGCATTTATACAAAACGAACTTCCTAAGATGAGAAAGCTAGGGACTAACGTCATAGCAAATATTGGAGGTGGATGTTTAGAAGATTATGAAGCAGCTGTAGCTAAAATTAATAATACAGATGTAGATATGATTGAACTTAACATTTCTTGCCCTAATGTAAAACATGGTGGAATGGCATTTGGAATTAAAGCAGATGTAGCTTACGATGTAGTGAAAAAAATTAAAGATATGTCTAAAAAGCCGTTAATGGTAAAGTTATCTCCTAATGCAGAAGATATAGTAGAGATGGCTTTTAAATGTCAAGAAGCTGGAGCAGATTCTATTTCTCTTATAAATACATTAAAGGGAATGGCTATAGATGTATATAAGAGAAAGCCAGTTTTCAATAACATAACAGCAGGCCTTTCGGGCCCAGCAATTAAACCAATAGCCCTTAGAATGGTTTATGAAGTATCTAAAGCTGTTGAGATACCAGTAATAGGCCTTGGGGGAATAGCAAGCGGAAAAGATGCTATTGAATTTATGATGGCAGGGGCTAGTGCAATTCAAATTGGAACTATTAACTTTGTAAACCCTATGGCTGGAAAAGAAATTATTCAAGAAATGGAAGCCTTTCTAAAAGAACAAGGTATAAAAGATATTAATGAAATAGTAGGGATAATATAA
- the pflB gene encoding formate C-acetyltransferase, with the protein MFKQWDGFKDGTWQEGIDVRNFIQKNYNLYEGDSSFLEGISEKTNEVWKKAYELIVEEVKKGIIDVATDVVSGIDNYAPGYIDKDNEVIVGLQTDAPLKRIVNPFGGLRMVQSSLKEYGYKLDENIEKYFPQYRKTHNQGVFDAYTKEIRAARSAGLLTGLPDAYGRGRIVGDYRRVALYGIDYLIEEKKRDLDNLIGDMLDELVRKREEVNEQIRALAAIKSMAAKYGVDISAPAENAKEAVQALYFGYLAGIKENNGAATSFGRTSTFLDIYIERDLEAGLINEKEAQELVDQLIIKLRLVRHLRTPEYNELFGGDPTWVTESIGGMGISGKSLVTKNSYRYLHTLINLGTSAEPNLTVLWSDKLPENFKRYCAEISIKTDAIQYENDEVMRPVYGDDYTIACCVSAMKVGKQMQFFGARANVAKSLLYAINGGVDELKGIKVVPGIQKLTDEEILDYAKVKANYDKVLEYIAKIYVDTMNIIHCMHDKYAYEASQMALHDTNVERLMAFGIAGLSVAIDSLSAIKYAKVKPIRNEDGIAIDFEVEGEFPKYGNDDDRADDLGVALVTKFSNELKRHPLYRDAKHTLSALTITSNVMYGKKTGTTPDGRKKGEPLAPGANPMHGRDVNGALASLNSVAKIPYNEICQDGVSNTFSIVPEALGKNEEQKINNLVAILDGYFVQGAHHLNVNVLNRQTLIDAMENPDKYPTLTIRVSGYAVNFSRLSKEQQLEVISRTFHESI; encoded by the coding sequence ATGTTTAAACAATGGGATGGCTTTAAAGATGGAACTTGGCAAGAAGGTATAGATGTAAGAAATTTTATACAAAAAAATTATAACTTATATGAAGGTGATTCAAGCTTCTTAGAAGGTATATCTGAAAAAACAAATGAAGTATGGAAAAAAGCATATGAATTAATTGTTGAAGAAGTTAAGAAGGGAATTATTGATGTAGCTACTGATGTAGTATCAGGAATTGATAATTATGCTCCAGGATATATAGATAAAGATAATGAAGTAATAGTTGGACTTCAAACAGATGCCCCTCTTAAGAGAATTGTAAATCCATTTGGTGGACTTAGAATGGTTCAAAGTTCATTAAAGGAATATGGATATAAATTAGATGAAAATATTGAAAAGTATTTTCCACAATATAGAAAAACTCATAATCAAGGAGTATTTGATGCTTATACAAAAGAAATCAGAGCTGCAAGAAGTGCGGGGCTTTTAACAGGGCTTCCAGATGCTTATGGTAGAGGTAGAATAGTAGGTGACTATAGAAGAGTAGCACTTTATGGTATTGATTATTTAATAGAAGAAAAGAAAAGAGATCTTGATAATTTGATTGGCGATATGCTTGATGAATTAGTAAGAAAAAGAGAAGAAGTAAATGAACAAATAAGAGCATTAGCTGCTATAAAATCAATGGCCGCTAAATATGGAGTCGATATTTCGGCGCCAGCTGAAAATGCTAAAGAAGCAGTTCAAGCTTTATACTTTGGATATTTAGCAGGTATTAAAGAAAATAATGGAGCTGCAACATCATTTGGAAGAACTTCTACTTTCTTAGATATATATATTGAAAGAGATTTAGAAGCAGGATTAATAAATGAAAAAGAGGCTCAAGAATTAGTTGATCAACTTATAATAAAATTGAGATTGGTTAGACATCTTAGAACTCCAGAATATAATGAATTGTTTGGTGGAGATCCAACTTGGGTAACTGAGTCAATTGGAGGTATGGGGATAAGCGGTAAGTCTCTTGTAACAAAGAATTCATATAGATATCTTCATACTTTAATTAATCTCGGAACATCAGCAGAACCTAATCTTACAGTTTTATGGTCGGATAAATTGCCAGAAAACTTTAAAAGGTATTGTGCAGAAATTTCAATAAAGACAGATGCTATTCAATATGAAAATGATGAAGTTATGAGACCAGTTTATGGAGATGATTATACTATAGCTTGTTGTGTATCTGCCATGAAGGTTGGTAAGCAAATGCAATTCTTTGGAGCTAGAGCTAATGTAGCTAAATCATTATTGTATGCTATAAACGGCGGCGTAGATGAATTAAAGGGCATAAAAGTAGTACCAGGAATTCAAAAGCTTACAGATGAAGAAATTCTTGATTATGCTAAGGTTAAAGCAAATTATGACAAGGTATTAGAGTATATTGCTAAAATATATGTAGATACAATGAATATTATTCACTGCATGCATGATAAATATGCTTATGAAGCTAGTCAAATGGCGCTTCATGATACAAATGTAGAAAGATTAATGGCCTTTGGTATTGCTGGACTTTCAGTTGCTATAGATTCATTATCAGCTATTAAGTATGCTAAGGTTAAGCCAATCAGAAATGAAGATGGAATAGCTATAGATTTTGAAGTAGAAGGGGAATTTCCTAAATATGGAAATGATGATGATAGAGCAGATGATTTAGGCGTAGCATTGGTTACTAAGTTCTCAAATGAACTTAAGAGACATCCATTATATAGAGATGCTAAGCATACATTATCAGCACTTACAATTACATCTAATGTTATGTATGGTAAAAAGACAGGTACAACTCCAGATGGTAGAAAGAAGGGTGAACCACTAGCGCCAGGAGCTAATCCAATGCATGGTAGAGATGTAAATGGAGCGTTAGCATCACTTAACTCAGTAGCTAAAATACCATATAATGAAATATGCCAAGATGGTGTTTCTAATACATTCTCAATTGTTCCAGAAGCACTTGGAAAAAATGAAGAGCAAAAGATTAATAACTTAGTTGCGATTTTAGATGGATATTTTGTTCAAGGAGCTCATCACTTAAATGTTAATGTTCTTAACAGACAAACATTAATTGATGCTATGGAAAATCCAGATAAGTATCCAACACTAACAATTAGAGTTTCAGGATATGCAGTTAACTTCAGTAGATTATCAAAGGAACAACAATTAGAAGTAATAAGCAGAACATTCCATGAAAGTATCTAA